Proteins found in one Lathamus discolor isolate bLatDis1 chromosome 7, bLatDis1.hap1, whole genome shotgun sequence genomic segment:
- the SEMA3G gene encoding semaphorin-3G isoform X2: protein MRAAVPVCVCWLGAALLAAERSPPRLRLPYRDLLGTNRSILFFGHRGFLGFRSLYLDEYRDRLFIGGKDVLYSLLLDRANADAKEIYWPPLPGQTEECFRKGKDPGHTFSMDPTSVDPGRGRCPHEPSSAFASTLIGGELYTGLTADFLGHDPGIFRSMGTRSALRTEVDQRLLNDPKFVAAHMIPDNDDQDNDKAYFFFTEKVVEADSKEHTIVSRVVRVCVNDAGGQRVLVNKWSTFNKARLVCSVPGPGGIDTYFDELEDVFLLRTKDGKSPEIYALFSTTSHVFQGSAVCVYRMADIREVFNGPFAHRESPHHQWGAYEGRVPYPRPGVCPSKTTNQPRRQYSTTKDFPDEVLHFARAHPLMYKPVYPRHRRPLLVKTDLPHRLRQLVVDRVEAEDGQQDVLFLGTDAGSVLKVVVLQKTSSSTTEEIVLEELQVFKAPVPITQMEISVKRQMLYMGSSLGVAQVQLHQCGTYGTACAECCLARDPYCAWDGSACTRYQPSGKRRYRRQGTRHSNPAHQCLDQNLTVDDFESVQEKVLYGAENNSTFLECVPRSPQASVQWFVQRPPDEQRDEVKTDDRILQTEQGLLFRKLHRHDAGIYYCKTLEHGFTQTVAKTALEVIASEQLAHTFPQQRWDEPPPLPCPEPRLAPQAPKAWFKDIMHLISSHSLRRVEEYCTRFWCGSRPYHRKSKLGQDKHALAGVDTGKKGRMAKPHGERSRVPRQAVAT from the exons ATGCGGGCGGCGGTGCCGGTGTGCGTGTGCTGGCTGGGGGCTGCGCTGCTGGCGGCGGAGCGCAGCCCGCCCCGGCTCCGCCTGCCCTACCGCG ACCTTTTGGGCACCAACCGCTCCATCCTCTTCTTTGGCCACCGTGGCTTCCTGGGCTTCCGCTCCCTCTACCTGGATGAGTACCGTGACCGGCTCTTCATTGGGGGGAAGGATGTGCTCTACTCCCTGCTCCTGGACAGGGCCAACGCAGATGCTAAGGAG ATCTACTGGCCACCGCTCCCTGGGCAGACAGAGGAGTGCTTTCGGAAGGGGAAGGACCCAGGG CACACCTTCAGCATGGACCCCACCAGCGTGGATCCTGGCCGGGGCAGGTGCCCGCACGAGCCCAGCAGTGCTTTTGCCAGCACCCTCATTG GTGGGGAGCTGTACACCGGCCTCACGGCAGATTTCCTGGGCCATGATCCCGGCATCTTCCGCAGCATGGGCACCCGCTCTGCCTTGCGCACTGAGGTGGACCAGCGCTTACTCAATG ACCCCAAATTTGTGGCAGCCCACATGATCCCAGACAATGATGACCAGGACAACGACAAAGCCTATTTTTTCTTCACGGAGAAGGTGGTGGAGGCAGACAGCAAGGAGCACACCATCGTCAGCCGGGTGGTGCGGGTCTGCGTG AACGATGCTGGTGGCCAGAGGGTGCTGGTCAACAAGTGGAGCACCTTCAACAAAGCCCGTTTGGTGTGCTCTGTCCCTGGCCCCGGTGGCATAGACACCTACTTCGATGAGCTGG AGGATGTCTTCTTGCTGAGGACGAAGGATGGGAAGAGCCCGGAGATCTACGCCCTCTTCAGCACCACCAG CCACGTCTTCCAGGGCTCTGCTGTCTGTGTGTACCGCATGGCCGACATCCGGGAGGTCTTCAATGGGCCCTTCGCCCACCGAGAGAGCCCCCACCACCAGTGGGGTGCCTACGAGGGCAGGGTGCCCTACCCACGGCCGGGCGTG TGTCCCAGTAAGACAACCAACCAGCCCCGGAGGCAGTACAGCACCACCAAGGACTTCCCCGACGAGGTGCTCCACTTCGCCCGCGCTCACCCTCTTATGTACAAGCCCGTGTACCCGCGGCACCGCCGACCTCTCCTGGTGAAGACCGACCTGCCCCATCGCCTGCGCCAGCTTGTGGTGGACCGGGTGGAGGCTGAGGATGGGCAGCAAGACGTCCTCTTCCTTGGGACAG ATGCTGGCTCTGTGCTGAAGGTGGTGGTCCTGCAGAAGACAAGCTCATCCACAACTGAGGAGATTGTCCTCGAGGAGCTGCAGGTTTTTAAG GCACCTGTGCCCATCACCCAGATGGAGATCTCTGTCAAGCGC CAAATGCTCTACATGGGCTCCAGCCTGGGGGTGGCCCAGGTACAGCTGCACCAGTGCGGGACCTATGGCACGGCCTGTGCTGAGTGCTGCCTGGCCAGGGATCCCTACTGCGCCTGGGACGGCAGCGCCTGCACCCGGTACCAGCCCTCTGGCAAGCGCCGCTATCGCCGCCAGGGTACTCGCCACAGTAACCCTGCGCACCAGTGTCTGGACCAGAACCTGACCG TGGATGATTTTGAGAGCGTTCAGGAGAAGGTGCTTTACGGGGCGGAGAACAACAGCACCTTCCTGGAGTGTGTGCCCCGCTCCCCGCAGGCCAGCGTCCAGTGGTTTGTCCAGAGGCCCCCTGACGAGCAGCGGGATGAG GTGAAGACGGACGATCGGATCCTGCAGACAGAGCAAGGGCTGCTCTTCCGCAAGCTGCACCGGCACGACGCTGGCATCTACTACTGCAAGACACTGGAGCACGGCTTCACCCAGACGGTGGCCAAGACGGCTCTGGAGGTGATTGCGAGCGAGCAGCTGGCACACACCTTCCCCCAGCAGCGCTGGGATGAGCCCCCACCCCTGCCTTGTCCTGAGCCCCGGCTGGCACCACAGGCTCCCAAAGCCTGGTTCAAGGACATCATGCACCTCATCAGCTCCCACAGTCTGCGGCGGGTGGAGGAGTACTGCACCCGCTTCTGGTGCGGCAGCCGCCCCTACCACCGCAAGAGCAAGCTGGGCCAGGACAAGCACGCCCTGGCTGGTGTGGACACAGGCAAGAAGGGACGGATGGCCAAACCCCATGGCGAGAGGAGCCGTGTGCCCCGACAAGCAGTGGCCACTTAG
- the ABHD14A gene encoding protein ABHD14A isoform X2, giving the protein MPLTRSRLGLLLLGVLFTFLLYLLLPAARHGQRSAGTRSDKATRDWPVASATARTGMAAGEPPVFYREVSAGPQHGGTAGPGRPDVLFLHGQAFTSKTWEALGTLALLAGEGYRAVAIDLPGYGDSPPTETVATVQGRVAFLDHVLRELGMQRPVLVSPSMSGRFVLPFLLAHGDQLAGFVSIAPVGTKDYTAEQYQRVQTPTLILYGDRDTRLGTQALQSLRHLPGHRVAVVPDAGHACYLDKPEDFHRALLGFLRQMK; this is encoded by the exons atgCCGCTCACCCGCAGCCGCCTGGGGCTCCTGCTCCTCGGGGTGCTCTTCACCTTCCTCCTCTACCTCCTGCTCCCGGCCGCCCGGCACGGTCAGCGCTCGGCTGGTACCCGCTCTGACAAGGCGACGCGGGACTGGCCGGTGGCCAGCGCCACGGCACGGACGGGGATGGCTGCGGGAGAGCCCCCTGTCTTCTACAGGGAGGTCTCTGCTGGGCCCCAGCACGGCGGCACTGCCGGCCCCGGGAG GCCCGATGTCCTGTTCCTGCATGGCCAGGCATTCACCTCCAAGACGTGGGAAGCCTTGGGCACACTGGCGCTGCTCGCTGGAGAAGGCTACCGCGCGGTCGCAATAGATCTGCCTG GCTATGGGGATTCACCTCCCACGGAGACAGTGGCTACAGTGCAGGGCCGGGTGGCTTTCCTGGACCATGTCCTCCGGGAGCTGGGCATGCAGAGGCCTGTTCTTGTCAGCCCCTCCATGAGTGGCCGCTTtgtcctccccttcctcctggcACATGGGGACCAGCTGGCTGGCTTCGTGTCTATTGCACCTGTGGGCACCAAGGACTACACTGCTGAGCAGTACCAGCGGGTCCAG ACACCCACCCTGATCCTGTATGGTGACCGTGACACAAGGCTGGGTACCCAGGCCCTGCAGAGCCTGCGGCACCTCCCTGGCCACCGTGTGGCCGTGGTGCCCGATGCTGGCCATGCATGCTACCTGGACAAGCCGGAGGATTTCCACCGGGCCCTGCTGGGCTTCCTGCGCCAGATGAAGTGA
- the LOC136018576 gene encoding putative protein-lysine deacylase ABHD14B, with the protein MAAPRLTESTITVEGQTLFYRQAEPAQQAPKLPVLLLHGIRFSSDTWLQLRTLATLSENGYRAVAIDLPGLGRSKDAIAPAPVGEPAPGAFLRAVSEALCLGPAVVISPSLSGMYSLPFLFQHNHLLKAYVPVAPICTEKFPAEQYAQIKTPTLIVYGDQDVELGQTSLKNLQHLPEHRVLMLEGAGHPCYIDKPNEWHRGLLDFLQQLE; encoded by the exons ATGGCAGCCCCGCGGCTCACCGAGAGCACCATCACAGTGGAAGGCCAAACCCTCTTCTACCGCCAAGCTGAGCCGGCCCAGCAGGCACCGAAGCTgccggtgctgctgctgcacggCATTCGCTTCTCCTCCGACACCTGGCTTCAGCTGCGGACGCTTGCCACGCTCTCCGAAAACGGCTACCGAGCTGTGGCTATCGACCTGCCGG GGCTGGGCCGCTCGAAGGATGCTATAGCCCCAGCACCCGTGGGCGAGCCGGCGCCCGGAGCTTTCCTGAGGGCTGTTTCAGAGGCTCTGTGCCTTGGTCCAGCCGTGGTGATCAGCCCATCACTCAGCGGCATGTACTCCCTGCCCTTCCTCTTCCAGCACAACCACCTGCTCAAGGCATATGTGCCTGTGGCACCCATCTGCACCGAGAAATTCCCTGCGGAGCAATACGCCCAGATCAAA ACCCCCACGCTGATTGTTTATGGGGACCAGGATGTGGAGCTGGGGCAGACCAGCCTGAAAAACCTGCAGCACCTCCCTGAGCACCGGGTGCTGATGCTGGAGGGCGCCGGGCACCCCTGCTACATAGACAAGCCCAATGAGTGGCACCGTGGGCTCCTGgacttcctgcagcagctggagtga
- the SEMA3G gene encoding semaphorin-3G isoform X1: protein MRAAVPVCVCWLGAALLAAERSPPRLRLPYRDLLGTNRSILFFGHRGFLGFRSLYLDEYRDRLFIGGKDVLYSLLLDRANADAKEIYWPPLPGQTEECFRKGKDPGTDCANYIRVLHPYNRTHLLACGTGAFHPVCAFVYVGHRGEHTFSMDPTSVDPGRGRCPHEPSSAFASTLIGGELYTGLTADFLGHDPGIFRSMGTRSALRTEVDQRLLNDPKFVAAHMIPDNDDQDNDKAYFFFTEKVVEADSKEHTIVSRVVRVCVNDAGGQRVLVNKWSTFNKARLVCSVPGPGGIDTYFDELEDVFLLRTKDGKSPEIYALFSTTSHVFQGSAVCVYRMADIREVFNGPFAHRESPHHQWGAYEGRVPYPRPGVCPSKTTNQPRRQYSTTKDFPDEVLHFARAHPLMYKPVYPRHRRPLLVKTDLPHRLRQLVVDRVEAEDGQQDVLFLGTDAGSVLKVVVLQKTSSSTTEEIVLEELQVFKAPVPITQMEISVKRQMLYMGSSLGVAQVQLHQCGTYGTACAECCLARDPYCAWDGSACTRYQPSGKRRYRRQGTRHSNPAHQCLDQNLTVDDFESVQEKVLYGAENNSTFLECVPRSPQASVQWFVQRPPDEQRDEVKTDDRILQTEQGLLFRKLHRHDAGIYYCKTLEHGFTQTVAKTALEVIASEQLAHTFPQQRWDEPPPLPCPEPRLAPQAPKAWFKDIMHLISSHSLRRVEEYCTRFWCGSRPYHRKSKLGQDKHALAGVDTGKKGRMAKPHGERSRVPRQAVAT from the exons ATGCGGGCGGCGGTGCCGGTGTGCGTGTGCTGGCTGGGGGCTGCGCTGCTGGCGGCGGAGCGCAGCCCGCCCCGGCTCCGCCTGCCCTACCGCG ACCTTTTGGGCACCAACCGCTCCATCCTCTTCTTTGGCCACCGTGGCTTCCTGGGCTTCCGCTCCCTCTACCTGGATGAGTACCGTGACCGGCTCTTCATTGGGGGGAAGGATGTGCTCTACTCCCTGCTCCTGGACAGGGCCAACGCAGATGCTAAGGAG ATCTACTGGCCACCGCTCCCTGGGCAGACAGAGGAGTGCTTTCGGAAGGGGAAGGACCCAGGG ACCGACTGCGCCAACTACATCCGTGTGCTGCACCCCTACAACCGAACACACTTGCTGGCCTGCGGCACAGGTGCCTTCCACCCTGTCTGCGCCTTCGTCTATGTGGGGCACCGTGGCGAG CACACCTTCAGCATGGACCCCACCAGCGTGGATCCTGGCCGGGGCAGGTGCCCGCACGAGCCCAGCAGTGCTTTTGCCAGCACCCTCATTG GTGGGGAGCTGTACACCGGCCTCACGGCAGATTTCCTGGGCCATGATCCCGGCATCTTCCGCAGCATGGGCACCCGCTCTGCCTTGCGCACTGAGGTGGACCAGCGCTTACTCAATG ACCCCAAATTTGTGGCAGCCCACATGATCCCAGACAATGATGACCAGGACAACGACAAAGCCTATTTTTTCTTCACGGAGAAGGTGGTGGAGGCAGACAGCAAGGAGCACACCATCGTCAGCCGGGTGGTGCGGGTCTGCGTG AACGATGCTGGTGGCCAGAGGGTGCTGGTCAACAAGTGGAGCACCTTCAACAAAGCCCGTTTGGTGTGCTCTGTCCCTGGCCCCGGTGGCATAGACACCTACTTCGATGAGCTGG AGGATGTCTTCTTGCTGAGGACGAAGGATGGGAAGAGCCCGGAGATCTACGCCCTCTTCAGCACCACCAG CCACGTCTTCCAGGGCTCTGCTGTCTGTGTGTACCGCATGGCCGACATCCGGGAGGTCTTCAATGGGCCCTTCGCCCACCGAGAGAGCCCCCACCACCAGTGGGGTGCCTACGAGGGCAGGGTGCCCTACCCACGGCCGGGCGTG TGTCCCAGTAAGACAACCAACCAGCCCCGGAGGCAGTACAGCACCACCAAGGACTTCCCCGACGAGGTGCTCCACTTCGCCCGCGCTCACCCTCTTATGTACAAGCCCGTGTACCCGCGGCACCGCCGACCTCTCCTGGTGAAGACCGACCTGCCCCATCGCCTGCGCCAGCTTGTGGTGGACCGGGTGGAGGCTGAGGATGGGCAGCAAGACGTCCTCTTCCTTGGGACAG ATGCTGGCTCTGTGCTGAAGGTGGTGGTCCTGCAGAAGACAAGCTCATCCACAACTGAGGAGATTGTCCTCGAGGAGCTGCAGGTTTTTAAG GCACCTGTGCCCATCACCCAGATGGAGATCTCTGTCAAGCGC CAAATGCTCTACATGGGCTCCAGCCTGGGGGTGGCCCAGGTACAGCTGCACCAGTGCGGGACCTATGGCACGGCCTGTGCTGAGTGCTGCCTGGCCAGGGATCCCTACTGCGCCTGGGACGGCAGCGCCTGCACCCGGTACCAGCCCTCTGGCAAGCGCCGCTATCGCCGCCAGGGTACTCGCCACAGTAACCCTGCGCACCAGTGTCTGGACCAGAACCTGACCG TGGATGATTTTGAGAGCGTTCAGGAGAAGGTGCTTTACGGGGCGGAGAACAACAGCACCTTCCTGGAGTGTGTGCCCCGCTCCCCGCAGGCCAGCGTCCAGTGGTTTGTCCAGAGGCCCCCTGACGAGCAGCGGGATGAG GTGAAGACGGACGATCGGATCCTGCAGACAGAGCAAGGGCTGCTCTTCCGCAAGCTGCACCGGCACGACGCTGGCATCTACTACTGCAAGACACTGGAGCACGGCTTCACCCAGACGGTGGCCAAGACGGCTCTGGAGGTGATTGCGAGCGAGCAGCTGGCACACACCTTCCCCCAGCAGCGCTGGGATGAGCCCCCACCCCTGCCTTGTCCTGAGCCCCGGCTGGCACCACAGGCTCCCAAAGCCTGGTTCAAGGACATCATGCACCTCATCAGCTCCCACAGTCTGCGGCGGGTGGAGGAGTACTGCACCCGCTTCTGGTGCGGCAGCCGCCCCTACCACCGCAAGAGCAAGCTGGGCCAGGACAAGCACGCCCTGGCTGGTGTGGACACAGGCAAGAAGGGACGGATGGCCAAACCCCATGGCGAGAGGAGCCGTGTGCCCCGACAAGCAGTGGCCACTTAG
- the ACY1 gene encoding aminoacylase-1 isoform X1 has protein sequence MAPGKPGKSAGASEDPSVTLFREYLRIDTVHPKPDYDAAVQFLERVGTDLGLACQKVENLSDQAVPACCPELSRNESPPPVCQGRVVLVLTWQGTNPRLRSILLNSHTDVVPVFEEHWTYPPFEAVKDSQGNIYARGAQDMKCVSIQYLEAIRRLKAEGKCFPRTIHLTFVPDEEVGGHKGMEMFVQRPEFKALNVGFALDEGLASPSDTFSVFYGEKSPWWIKVKCMGSPGHGSRFISNTAAEKLHKVISSFLAFRESEKQRLKSDSSLTLGDVTSLNLTMLEGGVSFNVVPSEMAAGFDIRIPPTVDLKAFEEQVATWCRDAGDGVTYEFLQKCMDQHITSTEESNPWWKAFSGVCRDMKLQLKLEIFPAATDSRYIRAAGHPAIGFSPMNRTPVLLHDHNEFLNEQVFLRGIEIYARLLSALASVPPLPSEG, from the exons atggcaccGGGAAAGCCTGGGAAGAGCGCGGGGGCCTCAGAGGACCCCTCAGTTACGCTTTTCCGGGAGTACCTGAGGATCGACACTGTGCACCCCAAACCTGACTATG ATGCTGCTGTCCAGTTTCTGGAGCGCGTCGGCACTGACTTGGGCTTGGCCTGCCAGAAAGTGGAG AATCTTAGTGACCAGGCTGTTCCTGCATGCTGCCCGGAGCTGAGCAGGAATGAATCGCCTCCGCCT GTGTGCCAGGGCCGTGTGGTGCTGGTCCTGACCTGGCAGGGCACGAACCCCCGCCTGCGCTCCATCCTCCTCAACTCACACACCGACGTTGTGCCTGTCTTTGAG GAACACTGGACCTACCCACCCTTTGAGGCTGTTAAGGATTCTCAAGGCAACATCTACGCCCGCGGTGCCCAGGACATGAAGTGTGTCTCCATCCA GTACCTTGAGGCCATCCGGAGGTTGAAGGCAGAGGGAAAGTGTTTTCCCCGCACCATCCACCTCACCTTTGTGCCTG ATGAGGAGGTGGGTGGACACAAGGGCATGGAGATGTTCGTGCAACGCCCAGAGTTCAAAGCACTCAACGTGGGCTTCGCCCTGGATGAGG GCCTGGCCAGCCCCTCGGACACCTTCAGTGTCTTCTATGGCGAGAAGAGCCCATGGT GGATAAAGGTGAAGTGCATGGGCAGCCCCGGGCATGGATCCCGCTTCATCAGCAACACAGCGGCTGAGAAGTTG cacaaaGTCATCAGCTCCTTCTTGGCCTTCAGGGAGAGTGAGAAGCAGAG GCTCAAGTCCGACTCAAGCCTGACCCTAGGGGAtgtcacctccctcaacctgacCATGCTGGAGGGGGGCGTCTCCTTTAATGTGGTGCCCTCTGAGATGGCGGCCGGCTTCGACATCCGCATCCCACCCACCGTGGACCTGAAG GCCTTTGAGGAGCAGGTAGCCACATGGTGccgggatgctggggatggtgTCACCTATGAGTTTCTCCAG AAATGCATGGACCAACACATCACCTCCACTGAGGAATCAAACCCGTGGTGGAAAGCCTTCAGCGGGGTCTGCAGGGACAT GAAGCTGCAGCTCAAGCTCGAGATCTTCCCAGCTGCCACCGACAGCCGCTACATCCGAGCA GCAGGACACCCCGCTATCGGCTTCTCGCCCATGAACCGCACCCCAGTGCTGCTCCATGACCACAACGAGTTCCTCAATGAGCAGGTCTTCCTGCGGGGCATTGAGATCTACGCCCGCCTCCTGTCCGCCCTGGCATCGGTGCCCCCGCTGCCCTCTGAGGGCTGA
- the ACY1 gene encoding aminoacylase-1 isoform X2: MVCQGRVVLVLTWQGTNPRLRSILLNSHTDVVPVFEEHWTYPPFEAVKDSQGNIYARGAQDMKCVSIQYLEAIRRLKAEGKCFPRTIHLTFVPDEEVGGHKGMEMFVQRPEFKALNVGFALDEGLASPSDTFSVFYGEKSPWWIKVKCMGSPGHGSRFISNTAAEKLHKVISSFLAFRESEKQRLKSDSSLTLGDVTSLNLTMLEGGVSFNVVPSEMAAGFDIRIPPTVDLKAFEEQVATWCRDAGDGVTYEFLQKCMDQHITSTEESNPWWKAFSGVCRDMKLQLKLEIFPAATDSRYIRAAGHPAIGFSPMNRTPVLLHDHNEFLNEQVFLRGIEIYARLLSALASVPPLPSEG, encoded by the exons ATG GTGTGCCAGGGCCGTGTGGTGCTGGTCCTGACCTGGCAGGGCACGAACCCCCGCCTGCGCTCCATCCTCCTCAACTCACACACCGACGTTGTGCCTGTCTTTGAG GAACACTGGACCTACCCACCCTTTGAGGCTGTTAAGGATTCTCAAGGCAACATCTACGCCCGCGGTGCCCAGGACATGAAGTGTGTCTCCATCCA GTACCTTGAGGCCATCCGGAGGTTGAAGGCAGAGGGAAAGTGTTTTCCCCGCACCATCCACCTCACCTTTGTGCCTG ATGAGGAGGTGGGTGGACACAAGGGCATGGAGATGTTCGTGCAACGCCCAGAGTTCAAAGCACTCAACGTGGGCTTCGCCCTGGATGAGG GCCTGGCCAGCCCCTCGGACACCTTCAGTGTCTTCTATGGCGAGAAGAGCCCATGGT GGATAAAGGTGAAGTGCATGGGCAGCCCCGGGCATGGATCCCGCTTCATCAGCAACACAGCGGCTGAGAAGTTG cacaaaGTCATCAGCTCCTTCTTGGCCTTCAGGGAGAGTGAGAAGCAGAG GCTCAAGTCCGACTCAAGCCTGACCCTAGGGGAtgtcacctccctcaacctgacCATGCTGGAGGGGGGCGTCTCCTTTAATGTGGTGCCCTCTGAGATGGCGGCCGGCTTCGACATCCGCATCCCACCCACCGTGGACCTGAAG GCCTTTGAGGAGCAGGTAGCCACATGGTGccgggatgctggggatggtgTCACCTATGAGTTTCTCCAG AAATGCATGGACCAACACATCACCTCCACTGAGGAATCAAACCCGTGGTGGAAAGCCTTCAGCGGGGTCTGCAGGGACAT GAAGCTGCAGCTCAAGCTCGAGATCTTCCCAGCTGCCACCGACAGCCGCTACATCCGAGCA GCAGGACACCCCGCTATCGGCTTCTCGCCCATGAACCGCACCCCAGTGCTGCTCCATGACCACAACGAGTTCCTCAATGAGCAGGTCTTCCTGCGGGGCATTGAGATCTACGCCCGCCTCCTGTCCGCCCTGGCATCGGTGCCCCCGCTGCCCTCTGAGGGCTGA
- the ABHD14A gene encoding protein ABHD14A isoform X1 — protein MPLTRSRLGLLLLGVLFTFLLYLLLPAARHGQRSAGTRSDKATRDWPVASATARTGMAAGEPPVFYREVSAGPQHGGTAGPGRPDVLFLHGQAFTSKTWEALGTLALLAGEGYRAVAIDLPGYGDSPPTETVATVQGRVAFLDHVLRELGMQRPVLVSPSMSGRFVLPFLLAHGDQLAGFVSIAPVGTKDYTAEQYQRVQTPTLILYGDRDTRLGTQALQSLRHLPGHRVAVVPDAGHACYLDKPEDFHRALLGFLRQMKTGCRLSGGQ, from the exons atgCCGCTCACCCGCAGCCGCCTGGGGCTCCTGCTCCTCGGGGTGCTCTTCACCTTCCTCCTCTACCTCCTGCTCCCGGCCGCCCGGCACGGTCAGCGCTCGGCTGGTACCCGCTCTGACAAGGCGACGCGGGACTGGCCGGTGGCCAGCGCCACGGCACGGACGGGGATGGCTGCGGGAGAGCCCCCTGTCTTCTACAGGGAGGTCTCTGCTGGGCCCCAGCACGGCGGCACTGCCGGCCCCGGGAG GCCCGATGTCCTGTTCCTGCATGGCCAGGCATTCACCTCCAAGACGTGGGAAGCCTTGGGCACACTGGCGCTGCTCGCTGGAGAAGGCTACCGCGCGGTCGCAATAGATCTGCCTG GCTATGGGGATTCACCTCCCACGGAGACAGTGGCTACAGTGCAGGGCCGGGTGGCTTTCCTGGACCATGTCCTCCGGGAGCTGGGCATGCAGAGGCCTGTTCTTGTCAGCCCCTCCATGAGTGGCCGCTTtgtcctccccttcctcctggcACATGGGGACCAGCTGGCTGGCTTCGTGTCTATTGCACCTGTGGGCACCAAGGACTACACTGCTGAGCAGTACCAGCGGGTCCAG ACACCCACCCTGATCCTGTATGGTGACCGTGACACAAGGCTGGGTACCCAGGCCCTGCAGAGCCTGCGGCACCTCCCTGGCCACCGTGTGGCCGTGGTGCCCGATGCTGGCCATGCATGCTACCTGGACAAGCCGGAGGATTTCCACCGGGCCCTGCTGGGCTTCCTGCGCCAGATGAA GACAGGGTGTCGTCTGTCAGGAGGCCAATAA